A stretch of Acropora muricata isolate sample 2 chromosome 7, ASM3666990v1, whole genome shotgun sequence DNA encodes these proteins:
- the LOC136923395 gene encoding cysteinyl leukotriene receptor 2-like, whose translation MERNFKEQLCLGGGIAHLILLIMISLPNGFVLFVLLKNPLRFPRRSFTVFLTFICATDLFVGLVVCTVEALMRFFCAFGERGFPQEGDVPRVLSYIGINSSILLVTAMSIDRFIAVVYPHTYRQKSKPKTVVVVNLCIVIFSSIFASIQLSDISLHLYLTIDLHLHTTVPLCTTSTAYLGIFFFLKKQSRIVRQNQITVPMDSSINERRQEGEGKMERKFATTSFLILLFLILSLIPYFTITTVEIHCGNCSGQHWFLALKESCFVFLFLNSFINPFLASFRISELKRSCAIVLGLQRQGIETTSSHFLSSATGSEMRDTANQATGCCLESVKNDRSRPPS comes from the coding sequence ATGGAGCGTAATTTTAAGGAACAGCTCTGCTTAGGAGGTGGAATTGCACATCTGATCTTGCTCATAATGATTTCGCTTCCCAATGGTTTTGTCTTGTTCGTGCTGCTGAAGAATCCCTTGCGATTCCCCAGAAGAAGTTTTACAGTGTTTTTAACTTTCATCTGTGCAACGGATCTTTTTGTTGGTCTCGTAGTCTGCACTGTTGAAGCCCTAATGCGGTTTTTTTGTGCCTTTGGAGAACGTGGGTTTCCTCAAGAAGGTGACGTTCCGCGGGTTCTCAGCTACATCGGTATAAACAGCTCCATCTTGTTAGTAACCGCAATGTCAATCGATCGTTTCATAGCTGTTGTGTATCCACACACGTATCGTCAAAAGTCGAAGCCGAAGACAGTGGTCGTTGTTAACCTATGTATTGTCATTTTCTCATCCATCTTCGCCTCAATACAACTTTCCGACATTTCATTACATTTGTACCTCACAATTGACCTGCATTTGCACACGACCGTTCCTCTTTGCACGACCTCAACGGCGTATCTtggaatatttttctttttgaaaaaacaatcaaGAATTGTTCGCCAAAATCAGATAACTGTGCCAATGGACTCTTCAATTAACGAGAGGCGACAAGAAGGGGAAGGCAAAATGGAAAGGAAGTTTGCCACGACTTCATTCCTTATTTTACTGTTTCTAATTCTTTCGCTCATTCCATATTTTACGATAACCACTGTCGAAATTCATTGCGGAAACTGCTCAGGACAACACTGGTTTTTAGCTTTGAAGGAATCGTGTTTCGTATTTCTGTTTTTAAACTCCTTCATTAATCCATTCTTGGCGTCATTTCGCATCAGCGAATTGAAGAGGTCTTGTGCGATCGTGCTTGGATTGCAAAGACAAGGTATAGAGACAACTTCAAGCCATTTCCTGTCCTCGGCAACGGGTTCTGAAATGCGCGACACGGCGAATCAGGCTACTGGCTGTTGCCTTGAAAGCGTGAAAAATGATCGGTCTAGACCACCCAGTTGA
- the LOC136922636 gene encoding G-protein coupled receptor 26-like, which yields MMERNFEEQLCLGGGIAHLILLIMISLPNGFVLFVLLKNPLRFPRRSFTVFLTFICATDLFVGLVVCSGEALMRFFCAFGGRRPPQEGDVPRVLSYIGINSSVLLVTAMSIDRFIAVVFPHTYRQKSKPKTVVVVNLCIVIFSSIFASIQLSDISLHLYLTIDLHLHTTVPLCTTSTAYLGIFFFLKKQSRIVRQNQITVPMDSSINERRQEGEGKMERKFATTSFLILLFLILSLIPYFTITTVEIHCGNCSGQHWFLALKESCFVFLFLNSFINPFLASFRISELKRSCAIVLGLQRQGIKTTSSHFLSSATGYEMRDTANQATGSA from the coding sequence ATGATGGAACGTAATTTTGAGGAACAGCTCTGCTTAGGAGGTGGAATTGCACATCTGATCTTGCTCATAATGATTTCGCTTCCCAATGGTTTTGTCTTGTTCGTGCTGCTGAAGAATCCCTTGCGATTCCCCAGAAGAAGTTTTACCGTGTTTTTAACTTTCATCTGTGCAACGGATCTTTTTGTTGGTCTCGTAGTCTGCTCTGGTGAAGCCCTAATGCGGTTTTTTTGTGCCTTCGGAGGTCGGAGGCCTCCTCAAGAAGGTGACGTTCCGCGGGTTCTCAGCTACATCGGTATAAACAGCTCCGTCTTGTTAGTAACCGCAATGTCAATCGATCGTTTCATAGCTGTTGTGTTTCCACACACGTATCGTCAAAAGTCGAAGCCCAAGACAGTGGTCGTTGTTAACCTATGTATTGTCATTTTCTCATCCATCTTCGCCTCAATACAACTTTCCGACATTTCATTACATTTGTACCTCACAATTGACCTGCATTTGCACACGACCGTTCCTCTTTGCACGACCTCAACGGCGTATCTtggaatatttttctttttgaaaaaacaatcaaGAATTGTTCGCCAAAATCAGATAACTGTGCCAATGGACTCTTCAATTAACGAGAGGCGACAAGAAGGGGAAGGCAAAATGGAAAGGAAGTTTGCCACGACTTCATTCCTTATTTTACTGTTTCTAATTCTTTCGCTCATTCCATACTTTACGATAACCACTGTCGAAATTCATTGCGGAAACTGCTCAGGACAACACTGGTTTTTAGCTTTGAAGGAATCGTGTTTCGTATTTCTGTTTTTAAACTCCTTCATTAATCCATTCTTAGCGTCATTTCGCATCAGCGAATTGAAGAGGTCTTGTGCGATCGTGCTTGGATTGCAAAGACAAGGTATCAAGACAACTTCAAGCCATTTCCTGTCCTCGGCAACGGGTTATGAAATGCGCGACACGGCGAATCAGGCTACTGGATCGGCCTAG